One genomic window of Macaca mulatta isolate MMU2019108-1 chromosome 8, T2T-MMU8v2.0, whole genome shotgun sequence includes the following:
- the CCDC166 gene encoding coiled-coil domain-containing protein 166, with product MAPKKKRGPSAGSQPGGAAAAGAEQPLSERAQYLQREHALLSEQLDACEERVDQVLQENAFLDREALRLREENRLYASYVSARAQRCANAIVRLDEQNRVDLAQIHWQRAELASLYHGREDGVRAQLLEMEARAAQMARQVQELQPYKVLQLEQLARIRALERDLLHMRVEHTQLLHRVKGRFLEDKAAFEREARQRVQSLARRAEREAARALVAHTQAIKADNGRLRQELLQLLRRTQLLHDTRRQLLEQREQLHREHEDTRDLARVHGWLRRGPGGPPLWEPPASSQPTSRPGSLAAPIGPSRGASQTPSVVSSRAASRAPSVVPLREASRVPSMVLSIMDSRVPSLATSKVRSRIPSLTTSRAGSRALSLAQSLEGSRISSGSSLRVSSQDTLRSTKSGPKLPSALSRDRDPALLPPQSEDSVNAEAAAEASPGRA from the exons ATGGCGCCCAAGAAAAAGCGCGGGCCGAGCGCGGGAAGCCAGCCAGGGGGTGCGGCGGCCGCGGGTGCCGAGCAGCCGCTGTCTGAGCGGGCGCAGTACCTGCAACGCGAACACGCGCTGCTCTCGGAGCAGCTGGACGCCTGTGAGGAGCGCGTGGACCAGGTGCTGCAGGAGAACGCCTTCCTGGACCGCGAGGCGCTGCGCCTGCGCGAGGAGAACCGGCTCTACGCCAGCTACGTGAGCGCCCGCGCGCAGCGCTGCGCCAACGCCATCGTCCGGCTGGACGAGCAGAACCGCGTGGACCTGGCGCAGATCCACTGGCAGCGGGCGGAACTGGCCTCGCTCTACCACGGGCGCGAGGACGGGGTACGCGCGCAGCTGCTGGAGATGGAGGCGCGCGCGGCACAGATGGCGCGGCAGGTGCAGGAGCTGCAGCCCTACAAG GTGCTGCAACTGGAGCAGCTGGCTCGGATCCGGGCGCTGGAGCGCGATCTTCTGCATATGCGCGTGGAACACACACAGCTGCTCCACCGCGTGAAGGGGCGCTTCCTGGAGGACAAGGCGGCCTTCGAGCGCGAGGCGCGTCAGCGCGTGCAGTCCCTGGCACGGCGCGCGGAGCGGGAGGCGGCGCGCGCGCTTGTGGCGCACACGCAGGCCATCAAGGCGGACAACGGGCGCCTGCGGCAGGAGCTGCTGCAGCTGCTCCGCCGGACCCAGCTGCTGCACGACACGCGGCGCCAGCTGCTGGAACAGCGCGAGCAGCTGCACCGCGAGCACGAGGACACGCGGGACCTGGCGCGTGTGCACGGTTGGCTGCGCAGGGGCCCCGGAGGCCCGCCGCTCTGGGAGCCGCCGGCCTCCTCCCAGCCCACCTCGCGCCCCGGGTCATTAGCCGCCCCCATAGGCCCGTCGCGGGGGGCCTCCCAGACCCCGTCCGTGGTCTCGTCGCGCGCGGCCTCCCGGGCCCCGTCCGTGGTCCCGTTGCGCGAGGCTTCCCGGGTCCCCTCGATGGTGCTATCAATCATGGACTCCAGGGTCCCATCGCTGGCCACTTCAAAGGTGCGATCCCGGATCCCGTCCCTGACCACGTCGCGCGCAGGCTCCCGGGCCCTGTCGCTGGCGCAGTCACTCGAGGGCTCTCGGATCTCTTCGGGGTCCTCATTGAGGGTGTCCTCACAGGACACTCTCCGCTCCACGAAGTCTGGCCCCAAGCTTCCCTCTGCTCTGTCCCGGGATCGGGATCCGGCCCTTCTCCCCCCACAGTCGGAGGACAGCGTGAATGCTGAGGCTGCGGCAGAAGCCTCCCCGGGGAGAGCCTGA